One part of the Vanessa cardui chromosome 2, ilVanCard2.1, whole genome shotgun sequence genome encodes these proteins:
- the LOC124541629 gene encoding innexin inx7-like, whose protein sequence is MLAASLSTLTPRMRFNFSKPKIENFVFKLHYKLTVTILLAFVILVCGREYFGEHIKCISDQGVPNHVIQTYCFFMATFTIVRHYNESLLEGGFLPHPGVGPILASDETLHHTYYQWVPFVLFIQSICFYLPHYIWKKKEGGRIKALVDGLQYAGLALAEEDMKFGATTVPSKKTIENRVDVIKKDIILRLRVSRTWSTWLVAMEVVNLLHVMFQIWMINLFLNGKFISLGASVLHYKEWKMIADPLETIFPKVTKCTFHKFGPSGSIQQHDALCVMALNIIHEKIYVVLWFWLLFLFIASALAVIWRMISFFLYRRSLRFNEMLLRHASHRKFNPYNVIQVVNGCKFADWLFLYYLAKNMKGIVFQQLFERLAEELQKREMPFDQNGHEEKGAEPVLLGKVDYADETLPLTQDLKEKSS, encoded by the exons ATGTTGGCGGCATCTCTGAGCACGCTCACGCCGCGTATGCGGTTCAATTTTTCAAAGccaaaaatagaaaattttgtattcaaattacACTACAAACTCACTGTCACCATACTCCTCGCCTTCGTTATCCTGGTCTGCGGAAGGGAGTACTTCGGAGAACACATCAAATGCATTTCAGATCAAGGAGTTCCTAACCATGTTATACAAACTTATTGCTTCTTCATGGCGACTTTTACTATT GTCCGGCATTACAACGAGAGTCTTCTTGAAGGCGGTTTCTTGCCTCACCCGGGTGTTGGTCCTATTCTTGCCTCGGATGAAACATTGCACCACACTTATTACCAGTGGGTGCCTTTCGTACTCTTCATCCAGTCAATTTGCTTCTATTTGCCACATTACATATGGAAGAAAAAGGAAG GAGGTAGGATAAAGGCACTTGTGGATGGACTGCAATACGCAGGCTTAGCGTTAGCAGAGGAAGATATGAAGTTCGGCGCTACAACAGTACCTTCGAAAAAGACCATAGAGAATCGAGTTGATGTCATAAagaaagatattatattaag GTTACGAGTTAGCAGAACTTGGTCGACTTGGCTGGTGGCGATGGAAGTGGTCAACTTGCTTCATGTTATGTTCCAAATTTGGATGATCAATTTGTTCCTTAATGGGAAATTCATCAGTTTAGGAGCGAGCGTGCTTCATTACAAGGAATGGAAAATGATTGCAGATCCACTTGAAACGATCTTCCCGAAG GTTACGAAGTGCACGTTCCACAAATTTGGTCCCAGTGGCTCGATCCAGCAGCACGACGCGCTCTGCGTGATGGCTCTCAATATCATCCACGAAAAGATATACGTCGTGCTTTGGTTCTGGTTGTTGTTCCTTTTCATCGCTTCAGCGCTcg CTGTTATTTGGCGTATGATTTCGTTCTTCTTGTATCGTCGTTCACTGAGATTTAACGAGATGTTGTTACGTCATGCTTCGCATAGAAAATTCAATCCTTACAATGTGATACAAGTAGTCAACGGCTGTAAATTTGCAGATTGGCTCTTCTTATATTATCTCGCAAAGAACATGAAAGGAATTGTCTTCCA ACAATTATTTGAACGCTTAGCAGAGGAGCTGCAGAAAAGGGAGATGCCGTTTGATCAAAATGGCCACGAAGAAAAAGGTGCAGAACCAGTACTCTTAGGAAAAGTTGATTATGCTGATGAAACACTCCCTCTGACACAAGACTTAAAGGAAAAATCcagttaa